In SAR202 cluster bacterium, the genomic stretch GCAATGATTAGGTTTTCTATATGGCGTTCTAGCCCGATCTATAGAGAGGGTTTTGTAAATTCCTTGAGAACTTGGAAATCTAATAAACAACAGCTCGATAGATATATTGTAGCCATAGATAAAAAGATTAAGAACAACAAAATGTATTTGGAAAAACTGAATAGTGATGTTTTTTATTAAGAAAGGAGAGCATGAGTAATGGCTAAAAGAGATAAGAATCAAGGTTCGGAATACTATGAAAATGGCAAAAAGAAACGGATTGCAAAAGTATCCAACAAAGAGGAACGCCCATATAAAGAATTCGGAATTCAAGGACAATCCTTAAAAAGTTTAAAGTTAGACTATGATGTATGGACTGGAGACCCGGTAGAAGTTAGTGTTGCTGAAAGGAATTAGATTTCTTAGAAATTAGTCGTGTCATAAGTTGTAAGTCTACTATACATAGCTAGAGGATAAGGAATAAGTGTAAGATAGCATAAATTTATTAAGATAATACATTCGTGTATAAGTATGATTATAGAAAGTATTCATACTAATTGGTAAAATAATATGCGATATTTTTAAATAGAGGTGAAAGTTATTTTTTTAAATAAAAAAATTCAATTCAATTTAAATATAAATGTTGATCAAGTCAATAAATACCACAGAGCAGTTGATCATTATGAAAATAATAGCTCTGAGAAAAAATCACTACCTTTTTTATATTTATTATCAATAAGTATTAAGTCTATTTTAGATCATTTTAATTTTCCTTCCGGTACAATACATATGGCCCAGACACTAACAACTTTGGCTGAACAAGATATTACGGAATCTAGTTATATCGCTAAGGCAGAGATAATTCAGGAAAATCAAAGAAATAATGCAACTGTTTTAAAAGTTGAATTCAATATAGAAAAAGAGGGGTTCGGGGATATTGTTAAAGGTTCTACTACATTAATGATTCCGGAATAAGGTTATGCAAAAAACTGTTGGCGAAATATATACATCAAACAATGTTCTTATTGAACAAATTCAAATTAATCAATATGCAGAAGCCTCTGGGGATGATAATCCAATTCACCTAGACTCTGAATTTGCACAAAATAGTAACTTTGGCGGTATTGTCGCTCATGGTATGTTAGTGTTGGCTCAGATTTCTGAGTTGTTAACCAGTATATTTGGGACTAACTGGATACATAATGGTCATTTAGATATTAGATTTCGTAGGCCAGTGTATGTTAAAGATTCGATTCAAGCTATAATTGAAATTACATCTATAGAATCTATCAACAATAAAAGTGAAATAAACTGTAAAGTTTCTTGTATCAAAAATAATGACGAATCAGTAATTGTTGGTACAGCGATAATATATATATGAGATATAAAATACTGAAGGATAATTGAATGTTTAGTGTTGCTTTAGATGCAATGGGTGGTGATTATGGTCCAATTGAAACCATTGAAGCTGCCCTGAAAATTATTAATGATCATGGATATGTAGTTTACCTTGTTGGAGAAGAATCTAAAATAAATAATATCCTTTCTGGTAAAAGTTATGATAAATCTCTTCTTTATGTTGTTAACGCTGATAGTGTTATTCAAGACAATGATAATCCATTAAAAGCATTAAGAGAAAAACCAAATGCTTCAATAGTCCAGTGTATGAATTTAGCAAAATCAGGCACAGTTGATGCAGTTGTTAGTATGGGCTCTACTGGGGCATCTATGGCTAGTGCGTCGCTGATTCTAGGTTTACTTGAAGGTATAGAAAGGCCAGCTATTGGTGGACCAATGCTGGGATCATTATCAGATGTTGTATTTTTAGATGTTGGTAGCAACTTGGATTGTAGACCATCTCAGTTACTTGGTTTTGGTGCAATAGGAACAGTTTTCTCAGCAAATATTCAAGGAAAGGATAATCCACGGGTTGGTTTATTAAATGTAGGTACTGAATCAAACAAAGGAAATAAACAAATAAAAGATGCATATGAATTGTTTGATAAAAGTTCATTAAATTTTATTGGTAATATTGAGAGTGTGGATTTGTTTACAGATAAAGTAGATGTTGCAATTTGCGATGGATTTATAGGTAATATTCTTTTGAAATACACTGAAGGCATTGGTTATGCCATAATAAACAAAATTGGATCTATGGTCGCAGATTTTCTTCCTCCAGAATTAGTGCAGAAATTATATAATGAAATCGCTGATAAAATGAATGTTGCTGAAATAGGTGGTGGCGGGCCACTATTTGGCGTAAATGGTATCGTAATTGTTGGGCATGGACGATCTAAAGCAGATAGTATAGCAAATGGTATTTTATTAGCTAAACGAGCATATGATGTGGAATTAACTAATCTAATTAGAAAAGCAATAGATACTGTTTAAAGGGTTAATATGACAGGCGTAGATAAAAAAATAGCATTAATTACAGGTGGTGCTCGCGGGATTGGGAAGAGTATTGTTTTGAATATGGCTAAAAATAATTACGATATTATTCTTAATTATAATCAATCACAAGAATCAGCAAATGCTTTAGCAAAAGAAGTGGAAAATATTAGCAATAGCAAAGTAAAAGTGGTACAGGCTGATGTTTCAAAAGAATTAGAAGTGCAAAAAATGTTTTTAGAAATATCCGAAGAATTTTCAGGAGTAGACGTTTTAATTAATAATGCTGGAATAACCAAAGATGGCTTATCTATGCGTATGAAAATTGAAGATTGGGATAGTGTGATTAATACAAATTTAAGAGGTTCATACCTGTGTTCTCAACTTGCCATAAAATCAATGATGTCCAACAGATGGGGTAGAATAATCAATATTTCTTCAGTAATTGGATTACATGGGAACGCAGGACAATCAAATTACTCAGCTTCTAAAGCAGGATTGATTGGGTTAACAAAATCTATGTCTAAAGAATTAGCTTCTAGAAATATAACTGTAAATGCTATTGCTCCTGGATTTATTAAGACTGAAATGGTTGAAACTATATCTGAAAAAATGCAAGAAGGTATTCTTTCTAGAATTTCCATGAATCGATTTGGAGAAAGCGATGATGTGGCATATTTGGTGGAATTTTTAGCTTCAGAAAAAGCAAGCTATATTACTGGACAAGTTATAACAG encodes the following:
- the fabG gene encoding 3-oxoacyl-[acyl-carrier-protein] reductase, producing the protein MTGVDKKIALITGGARGIGKSIVLNMAKNNYDIILNYNQSQESANALAKEVENISNSKVKVVQADVSKELEVQKMFLEISEEFSGVDVLINNAGITKDGLSMRMKIEDWDSVINTNLRGSYLCSQLAIKSMMSNRWGRIINISSVIGLHGNAGQSNYSASKAGLIGLTKSMSKELASRNITVNAIAPGFIKTEMVETISEKMQEGILSRISMNRFGESDDVAYLVEFLASEKASYITGQVITVDGGLAL
- the plsX gene encoding phosphate acyltransferase PlsX, with amino-acid sequence MFSVALDAMGGDYGPIETIEAALKIINDHGYVVYLVGEESKINNILSGKSYDKSLLYVVNADSVIQDNDNPLKALREKPNASIVQCMNLAKSGTVDAVVSMGSTGASMASASLILGLLEGIERPAIGGPMLGSLSDVVFLDVGSNLDCRPSQLLGFGAIGTVFSANIQGKDNPRVGLLNVGTESNKGNKQIKDAYELFDKSSLNFIGNIESVDLFTDKVDVAICDGFIGNILLKYTEGIGYAIINKIGSMVADFLPPELVQKLYNEIADKMNVAEIGGGGPLFGVNGIVIVGHGRSKADSIANGILLAKRAYDVELTNLIRKAIDTV
- a CDS encoding acyl dehydratase, with the protein product MQKTVGEIYTSNNVLIEQIQINQYAEASGDDNPIHLDSEFAQNSNFGGIVAHGMLVLAQISELLTSIFGTNWIHNGHLDIRFRRPVYVKDSIQAIIEITSIESINNKSEINCKVSCIKNNDESVIVGTAIIYI